In Nostoc sp. GT001, a genomic segment contains:
- the yidC gene encoding membrane protein insertase YidC: MDFGIGFLSNNVMLPIIDFFYGIVPSYGLAIVALTLIVRFALYPLSAGSIRNMRKMRIVQPLMQKRMAEIKERYKDEPQKQQEEMVNVQKEFGNPLAGCFPLLVQMPVLLALFATLRGSPFASANYSVNLQILPAEQIEQIQPQAFATAPQNIYVADGEHVKVAAILPSGSKLAVGEQTKIQYQTVEGKPFQVLLAEHPENKLIPDWKITKGEDRIKIDAEGNVEALQPGDVTIQGTIPGLAAEKGFLFIDALGRVGAQDPDGTIHWDIVAMIVFFGISLYVSQMLSGQNSSGGNPQQDTVNKITPVIFSGMFLFFPLPAGVLMYMVIGNIFQTAQTYLLSREPLPEELQKIVETQEKEAAVTEQKALPFEPKSPKKKATGGS; the protein is encoded by the coding sequence ATGGATTTTGGTATCGGCTTTCTCTCGAACAACGTGATGCTGCCAATCATAGATTTTTTCTATGGTATAGTGCCTAGCTACGGATTAGCGATCGTTGCTTTGACCCTGATAGTCCGCTTCGCGCTCTATCCCCTGAGTGCTGGCTCAATTCGCAATATGCGGAAAATGCGAATTGTACAACCTCTGATGCAGAAGCGGATGGCAGAAATCAAAGAGCGCTATAAGGATGAACCGCAAAAGCAGCAAGAGGAAATGGTCAATGTCCAAAAAGAATTTGGCAACCCCTTGGCAGGCTGTTTTCCATTACTAGTGCAAATGCCAGTTTTGTTAGCGCTGTTTGCCACCTTGCGGGGTTCACCTTTTGCAAGTGCGAACTACAGCGTTAACCTGCAAATTCTTCCCGCAGAACAAATCGAACAAATTCAACCGCAAGCCTTTGCCACTGCTCCGCAAAATATTTACGTTGCAGATGGGGAACACGTTAAAGTAGCTGCCATTCTTCCCAGCGGAAGTAAATTAGCGGTGGGAGAACAAACCAAGATACAGTATCAGACTGTTGAAGGTAAACCATTTCAGGTACTCTTAGCAGAACACCCAGAAAATAAGCTGATTCCTGATTGGAAAATTACCAAGGGTGAAGATAGGATAAAAATTGATGCCGAGGGCAATGTAGAAGCCTTGCAACCAGGAGATGTCACCATTCAAGGAACAATTCCTGGATTAGCAGCAGAAAAAGGCTTTCTATTTATTGATGCTTTAGGCAGGGTTGGCGCACAAGATCCAGATGGCACAATCCACTGGGATATCGTCGCCATGATCGTCTTCTTTGGAATCAGCCTTTATGTTAGCCAAATGCTTTCCGGGCAAAATTCTAGCGGTGGCAATCCGCAGCAGGATACAGTTAACAAAATCACCCCCGTCATCTTTTCTGGGATGTTCTTGTTCTTCCCCCTACCAGCTGGGGTGCTGATGTATATGGTGATTGGTAATATTTTCCAAACCGCCCAAACTTATCTTCTCTCCCGCGAACCTCTACCAGAAGAACTGCAAAAAATCGTAGAAACCCAGGAGAAAGAAGCAGCAGTCACAGAACAAAAAGCATTACCGTTTGAACCAAAAAGTCCTAAGAAAAAGGCAACAGGGGGATCATGA
- the rnpA gene encoding ribonuclease P protein component, translating to MALPKTNRLKSRKDFQAVFREGIRRHGSYLTLRALKPLCLTKPSLDTATQTTQATDSKLLASTRIGISISTKVSKRAVVRNRIKRQITAALYNLLPKLSPGWRLVFIVKPTAAESKCVSPQFLQELEQLLAQAEVFDGNS from the coding sequence GTGGCTTTGCCCAAAACAAATCGGCTAAAATCCCGAAAGGATTTCCAGGCAGTTTTCCGAGAAGGAATTCGGCGTCATGGCTCTTATTTAACATTGAGAGCCTTAAAGCCCTTATGTTTAACGAAACCTTCTTTGGACACTGCCACCCAGACTACACAAGCAACTGACTCAAAGCTCCTTGCCAGCACGCGGATTGGTATTTCAATTAGCACAAAAGTCAGCAAAAGGGCAGTAGTTCGCAACCGAATCAAACGGCAAATTACTGCTGCTTTATATAATCTGCTGCCAAAATTATCACCAGGATGGCGGCTAGTATTTATTGTCAAACCCACAGCAGCAGAATCTAAGTGCGTAAGCCCACAATTTCTGCAAGAATTAGAGCAGTTGTTGGCACAAGCTGAGGTGTTCGATGGGAATTCGTGA
- a CDS encoding AAA family ATPase yields MNFREEFKLLLRARYPLIYIPTYEEERVEAAIREEATNQGNRPVYTWDFVDGYQGNPNDVGFGRRNPLQALEFIEKLPASAPAVLILRDYHRFLDDVAIARKLRNLSRLLKSQPKNIVLLSPRIAIPDDLTEVLTVVEFPLPAAPEIKTEVERLLQSTGNSLSGKVLDDLVRSCQGLSMERIRRVLAKAIATHGELRPEDVDLVLEEKRQTIRQTQILDFYPATEQISDIGGLDNLKDWLIRRGGSFTDRARQYGLPHPRGLMLVGIQGTGKSLTAKAIAHHWHLPLLRLDVGRLFGGLVGESESRTRQMIQVAEALAPCILWIDEIDKAFAGLGSKGDAGTASRVFGTFITWLAEKSSPVFVVATANDIQALPPEMLRKGRFDEIFFVGLPTQEERKAIYDVHLSRLRPHNLKSYDIDRLAYETPDFSGAEIEQTLIEAMHIGFSQNRDFATDDILEAASQIIPLARTAVEQIQQLQEWAAAGRARLASKHSPLSERLRRTT; encoded by the coding sequence ATGAACTTCCGTGAAGAGTTTAAACTGCTGCTACGCGCCCGCTACCCCTTGATTTATATTCCCACCTATGAGGAAGAACGGGTAGAAGCAGCTATCCGGGAAGAAGCAACCAACCAGGGTAATCGCCCAGTGTATACTTGGGATTTTGTCGATGGCTACCAAGGAAACCCCAATGATGTTGGGTTTGGGCGACGTAACCCCCTGCAAGCTTTAGAATTTATCGAAAAATTACCAGCTTCCGCACCAGCAGTATTGATTCTACGGGATTATCATCGCTTTTTAGATGATGTTGCGATCGCTCGCAAACTCCGCAACCTGTCGAGACTTCTCAAGTCGCAACCAAAAAATATTGTCCTACTGTCACCACGCATCGCCATCCCTGACGACTTAACGGAAGTGTTGACAGTAGTCGAGTTTCCCTTACCCGCCGCCCCAGAAATTAAAACTGAGGTAGAACGCTTACTCCAAAGCACTGGTAACTCCCTTTCTGGCAAAGTTCTAGATGACTTAGTGCGCTCTTGTCAAGGGCTTTCAATGGAACGAATTCGCCGGGTTTTGGCAAAAGCGATCGCTACTCACGGTGAATTGCGACCAGAAGACGTGGATCTAGTTTTGGAAGAAAAGCGCCAAACTATCCGCCAAACCCAAATCCTGGACTTCTACCCCGCCACTGAGCAAATTTCTGATATAGGCGGACTCGATAACTTGAAAGATTGGCTGATTCGTCGGGGAGGTTCATTTACCGATCGAGCGCGACAGTACGGATTACCGCACCCCCGTGGTTTAATGTTGGTGGGTATTCAGGGAACTGGTAAATCGTTAACGGCAAAAGCGATCGCTCATCACTGGCATTTACCCCTGCTACGTCTGGATGTGGGAAGGTTATTTGGTGGTTTGGTAGGTGAATCAGAATCTCGCACTCGCCAAATGATCCAAGTAGCTGAAGCCCTCGCCCCCTGTATTTTGTGGATTGATGAAATAGATAAAGCCTTTGCCGGACTTGGTAGTAAAGGTGATGCCGGAACAGCTAGCCGTGTGTTTGGTACTTTTATTACCTGGCTAGCCGAAAAAAGCTCACCCGTGTTTGTCGTCGCCACCGCCAACGACATCCAAGCCTTACCGCCAGAAATGCTCCGCAAGGGGCGATTTGATGAAATTTTCTTTGTGGGTTTGCCCACTCAAGAAGAGAGAAAAGCAATTTATGATGTTCATTTATCCCGACTGCGCCCCCATAACTTGAAAAGTTATGACATCGACAGGCTAGCTTATGAAACGCCCGATTTTTCTGGGGCCGAGATTGAGCAAACTTTAATTGAAGCGATGCATATTGGATTTAGCCAAAACCGCGACTTTGCTACCGATGACATTTTAGAAGCAGCCAGTCAGATCATACCTTTAGCACGAACTGCCGTAGAGCAAATTCAGCAACTCCAAGAATGGGCTGCTGCTGGGAGAGCGCGTTTAGCATCTAAACACAGTCCCTTGAGCGAACGCCTCCGGCGCACTACGTGA
- a CDS encoding YceD family protein, whose translation MDAIYILQLTQAPERTEEVQVNEFLPGLETLTPVRGYVRVQHHGNYLQVSSQAEAIITCTCNRCLQQYNRRLGLDTKEIIWLDETANQANDLPLEREVVMEDLLESLPPDGYFYPNEWLYEQMCLAVPQRQLCDRNCPGIPVSNTVGSSDSSDSGETPVDNRWASLEALKKQLPG comes from the coding sequence ATGGACGCAATTTATATTCTGCAGCTAACTCAAGCCCCGGAGCGGACAGAGGAAGTTCAGGTTAATGAATTTCTGCCTGGTCTGGAAACTTTGACACCAGTTCGCGGCTACGTGCGCGTACAGCATCATGGTAATTACTTACAAGTATCTAGTCAGGCAGAAGCAATTATTACTTGTACCTGCAACCGCTGTTTGCAGCAATACAATCGCCGTTTAGGGCTTGATACAAAAGAAATCATCTGGTTAGACGAAACTGCAAATCAGGCAAATGACTTGCCCTTAGAAAGGGAAGTAGTCATGGAAGATTTGCTGGAAAGTTTACCGCCTGATGGTTATTTTTATCCAAACGAATGGCTGTATGAGCAGATGTGCTTGGCAGTACCACAACGGCAACTGTGCGATCGCAATTGTCCAGGTATTCCTGTAAGTAATACTGTTGGTAGTTCTGATAGTTCTGATAGTGGTGAAACTCCAGTTGATAACCGTTGGGCTTCTCTAGAAGCACTGAAAAAGCAACTTCCCGGCTAA
- a CDS encoding DUF3883 domain-containing protein: protein MKTLIFLCNDNSEIDIRDDIQDAKREITAGEFYYTTWSCGNNTKIEVGDKAYFKRTGSKPHGFFAAGKVVPALKEYQLKKQNEYKNLSEAYLNSFYGNSFMVVVQIDSVVDFDQPLEQERLRCMPQFRGANFTFMQGGCKFDERFCESLDSAWEDHSMPLSRRGYGKRLVDIFCDKGKKHKDEMNYQDAIEAYNQALDIQPGYSKAVNALRVCERLLHNQNTRKISEIKEIKPDNTSEESESSNISDSSNESETIQATSIAQLQKEGEQKQETTSLGAGFGNYQKNKEVEKAAIDFVQKQYDGWDIQSFERDKIGYDLTCTKDSIVKNVEVKGVSGGEPAFIITANEIEQANKNPNFVLWVVTSALNSPKGYCWTGCEMLSQFELKPIQYMARLRPIFRVEKERGCYV, encoded by the coding sequence ATGAAAACGTTAATATTTTTGTGCAATGACAATTCTGAAATTGACATTCGTGATGATATACAAGATGCAAAGAGAGAAATTACTGCTGGAGAATTTTATTATACTACGTGGAGTTGCGGAAATAATACTAAGATTGAAGTTGGAGATAAAGCTTATTTTAAACGAACAGGCAGTAAACCGCATGGCTTTTTTGCTGCTGGCAAAGTTGTTCCTGCACTTAAAGAATACCAACTAAAAAAACAAAATGAATATAAAAATCTAAGTGAAGCCTATTTAAATAGCTTCTATGGAAACAGCTTTATGGTAGTTGTTCAAATAGATTCTGTTGTTGACTTTGATCAGCCTTTAGAGCAAGAAAGATTAAGGTGTATGCCTCAGTTCAGGGGAGCTAATTTCACATTTATGCAGGGAGGATGTAAGTTTGATGAAAGATTTTGTGAAAGTTTAGATTCGGCTTGGGAAGACCATTCGATGCCTCTTTCGAGGAGAGGATATGGTAAGCGTTTAGTTGATATTTTCTGCGACAAGGGCAAGAAGCACAAGGATGAGATGAACTATCAAGATGCTATTGAAGCATACAACCAGGCACTTGACATTCAGCCCGGATATTCAAAAGCCGTTAATGCCTTGAGGGTGTGTGAAAGGTTACTACATAATCAAAATACTAGAAAGATATCTGAAATCAAAGAAATAAAACCTGATAACACCTCTGAGGAATCAGAATCTTCAAACATTTCAGACTCTAGTAATGAAAGTGAAACTATTCAAGCCACAAGTATAGCTCAACTTCAAAAGGAAGGGGAACAAAAACAAGAAACGACTTCTCTAGGTGCTGGTTTTGGCAATTATCAAAAAAATAAAGAAGTTGAGAAAGCCGCAATTGATTTTGTACAAAAACAGTATGATGGCTGGGATATCCAATCTTTTGAAAGAGATAAAATAGGTTACGACTTAACTTGTACTAAAGATTCCATAGTCAAAAATGTTGAAGTAAAAGGTGTTTCTGGAGGAGAACCAGCTTTTATAATTACTGCTAACGAAATTGAGCAGGCAAATAAAAATCCTAATTTTGTGCTTTGGGTTGTGACTTCAGCACTTAATAGCCCAAAAGGATACTGTTGGACTGGATGTGAAATGTTGTCTCAGTTTGAGCTAAAACCAATTCAATACATGGCTAGATTACGTCCAATATTTAGAGTTGAAAAGGAGCGAGGTTGTTATGTTTAA
- a CDS encoding DUF2808 domain-containing protein — MRRLLSALAVTSFLVTGLPALTLAQSLPGFTLFSGVKQENQLPFRLDFGGQANGWDRYILKIPAKRMKLAVGQFAITYPDYYKGTFDQKKIEVRVKGKAVPLSEVKWDKEGKLINIFPQEPVPAGSAVEVVLSNVKNPSFGGVYYFNCQVLSPGDVPLLRYMGTWILSIS; from the coding sequence ATGCGACGTTTACTTTCTGCTTTAGCCGTAACTAGCTTTTTGGTTACTGGATTACCAGCCTTGACTTTGGCGCAAAGCTTACCTGGATTTACGCTGTTTAGCGGCGTCAAACAAGAAAATCAGCTACCCTTCCGGTTAGATTTTGGGGGACAAGCTAATGGTTGGGATCGATACATATTAAAGATTCCAGCTAAAAGAATGAAATTGGCAGTTGGTCAATTTGCCATTACCTACCCTGATTATTACAAAGGAACTTTTGACCAGAAAAAAATTGAAGTCCGAGTCAAAGGCAAAGCAGTTCCGCTTTCTGAGGTGAAGTGGGACAAAGAAGGTAAACTGATTAATATTTTTCCTCAAGAGCCAGTACCAGCAGGTAGTGCAGTCGAGGTAGTGTTATCTAACGTGAAAAACCCATCCTTCGGTGGAGTTTACTATTTTAACTGTCAAGTGCTTTCCCCTGGCGATGTACCACTACTGCGCTACATGGGAACATGGATTTTGAGCATTAGTTAA
- a CDS encoding PH domain-containing protein, with amino-acid sequence MGIREDVYYEGGPHVGDLIVNLLIGLTIVGLPLAVGAIVRALWLRFRITDRRITVIGGWQGRDRTDVIYSEIVKIVKVPRGIGFWGDMAITLKNGSRLELRAIPNFREVYDYINERIAAKNPEFSATANQ; translated from the coding sequence ATGGGAATTCGTGAAGATGTTTATTATGAAGGTGGTCCCCATGTTGGGGATTTAATTGTCAACCTGCTGATTGGGCTAACCATTGTTGGGCTACCATTAGCAGTTGGAGCAATTGTCAGAGCATTGTGGCTGCGTTTCCGCATCACCGATCGCCGAATTACTGTGATTGGAGGTTGGCAGGGGCGCGATCGCACTGACGTGATTTACTCAGAAATTGTCAAAATCGTCAAAGTTCCCCGTGGCATTGGCTTTTGGGGAGATATGGCGATTACCCTAAAAAACGGCAGTCGTCTGGAATTGCGTGCAATTCCCAATTTTCGGGAAGTCTATGACTACATTAACGAAAGAATTGCTGCGAAAAACCCCGAATTTAGCGCCACTGCCAATCAGTGA
- a CDS encoding Re/Si-specific NAD(P)(+) transhydrogenase subunit alpha, with protein MRIAVAKEIEVCERRVALIPDTVARLVKQGLEVWVETGAGERSFFSDPDYEAAGAIIISDTAKLWGETDILLKVSPPQEREDGRSEIDLLKEGAVLVSFLNPLGNPVVAQQLANRKVTALSMEMIPRTTRAQSMDALSSQASLAGYKAVLIAAAALPKYFPMLTTAAGTIAPAKVFIMGAGVAGLQAIATARRLGAVVEAFDIRPAVKEEVQSLGAKFVEVKLDEETVAAGGYAKEISEASKQRTQEVVAEHIKNSDVVITTAQVPGRQAPRLVTEEMVAQMKPGSVIVDLAAEQGGNCACTEPGKDIVWNGVTIIGPINLPSSMPIHASQLYAKNVTSLMQLLIKDKALQVDFSDDIVDAACVTHAGEIRNQRVRDALQALNTQQPQRLIREWRVRILDFRF; from the coding sequence ATGAGAATAGCAGTTGCTAAAGAAATTGAGGTTTGTGAACGCCGTGTGGCATTAATTCCTGACACAGTTGCCCGATTGGTAAAACAAGGTTTGGAAGTGTGGGTAGAAACAGGTGCAGGAGAGCGATCTTTTTTTAGCGATCCTGACTATGAAGCAGCAGGAGCCATAATAATCAGCGATACTGCCAAATTATGGGGTGAAACAGATATTCTGCTGAAAGTCAGTCCACCGCAAGAACGAGAAGATGGACGTTCAGAAATTGATTTGTTAAAGGAAGGGGCTGTTTTAGTCAGTTTCCTCAATCCTTTGGGAAATCCTGTTGTAGCGCAGCAATTGGCAAATCGGAAAGTCACAGCTTTGAGTATGGAGATGATTCCCCGTACCACCAGGGCGCAAAGTATGGATGCTTTGTCCTCGCAAGCTTCATTAGCAGGTTACAAAGCAGTATTAATTGCCGCCGCGGCGTTACCGAAATACTTCCCGATGTTAACCACAGCCGCAGGTACGATCGCACCAGCGAAAGTATTTATTATGGGCGCTGGTGTAGCGGGATTGCAAGCGATCGCTACCGCTAGACGTTTGGGAGCAGTGGTAGAAGCCTTTGATATCCGTCCCGCCGTCAAAGAAGAAGTGCAAAGCTTAGGGGCAAAATTCGTTGAAGTCAAATTAGACGAAGAAACCGTTGCTGCTGGCGGTTACGCCAAGGAAATTTCTGAGGCTAGCAAACAACGTACCCAAGAAGTTGTCGCCGAACACATCAAAAATTCTGATGTCGTGATTACCACTGCTCAAGTTCCTGGGAGACAAGCACCACGGCTAGTTACAGAAGAAATGGTGGCACAGATGAAACCAGGTTCAGTGATTGTGGATTTGGCTGCTGAACAAGGTGGTAACTGCGCCTGTACAGAACCCGGTAAAGATATTGTCTGGAACGGCGTAACAATTATTGGCCCCATCAATCTCCCATCATCGATGCCAATTCACGCCAGCCAATTGTATGCCAAGAACGTAACATCGTTGATGCAACTGCTAATCAAAGACAAAGCTTTACAAGTGGACTTTAGCGACGACATCGTTGATGCAGCTTGCGTTACCCACGCTGGTGAAATTCGCAATCAACGAGTGCGGGATGCGCTACAGGCTTTGAATACTCAACAACCGCAGCGGTTAATTAGGGAATGGAGAGTAAGAATTTTAGATTTTAGATTTTAG
- a CDS encoding NAD(P)(+) transhydrogenase (Re/Si-specific) subunit beta, with protein MSDFLPTGIQLTYLVAASLFILGLKKLGSPATARNGNIVAAVGMLLAIVATMLDQHVLNYEMILLGLAIGSGIGAIVAYKVQMTEMPQMVGLLNGLGGAASALVAVAEFWRLLDSSQTIPLDVNISMLLDVLIGGVTFTGSFLAFAKLQGLISGSPITFPFQQPFNLLLLGAYIVGSAYLIITPDSLPIFLGVVGVSLVLGVMFVIPIGGGDMPVVISLLNSLSGVAAAAAGFVVMNNMLIIAGALVGASGLILTEIMCKAMNRSLFSVLFSAFGTGSSSGGAASGGATDQSVRSIDPEEGAMMLGYARSVVIVPGYGMAVAQAQHSVRELSDQLEKMGVDVKYAIHPVAGRMPGHMNVLLAEANVPYTQLYDMDDINPQFEQADVALVIGANDVVNPAARSDTSSPIYGMPILEVDRAKQTIVIKRGMSTGFAGVDNELFYKDKTTMLFGSAKDMVAKLVSEVKQL; from the coding sequence GTGAGCGACTTTTTACCAACTGGCATTCAGCTGACGTACTTAGTCGCTGCATCGTTATTCATTCTGGGCTTGAAAAAGCTGGGATCGCCCGCTACAGCGAGAAACGGTAATATTGTAGCGGCTGTGGGGATGCTACTGGCGATCGTAGCAACAATGCTCGATCAACATGTGTTGAATTACGAGATGATATTGTTGGGCTTGGCGATTGGATCGGGAATTGGTGCGATCGTTGCCTACAAAGTCCAAATGACGGAAATGCCCCAAATGGTGGGTTTACTCAACGGTTTGGGCGGTGCAGCTTCGGCACTAGTAGCCGTTGCGGAATTCTGGCGGTTATTGGATAGTTCTCAGACAATACCCCTAGATGTGAACATTTCCATGCTATTGGACGTGTTAATCGGTGGCGTTACCTTCACAGGTAGTTTTCTCGCCTTTGCCAAATTACAAGGTTTAATTAGCGGTTCCCCGATTACATTTCCATTCCAGCAACCATTTAACCTCTTGCTTTTGGGTGCTTATATAGTAGGTAGTGCGTATTTAATCATCACACCAGATAGCTTACCCATATTCTTGGGAGTGGTTGGCGTTTCATTGGTGCTGGGCGTGATGTTCGTCATCCCCATTGGTGGCGGCGATATGCCAGTGGTAATCTCGCTGTTGAACTCCTTGTCAGGTGTGGCGGCGGCGGCGGCTGGGTTCGTGGTGATGAACAATATGTTAATCATCGCTGGTGCTTTGGTAGGAGCATCTGGCTTAATCCTCACCGAGATTATGTGTAAAGCGATGAACCGCTCCTTATTTAGTGTGCTGTTCAGCGCTTTTGGTACAGGTTCTAGTTCTGGTGGTGCTGCTAGTGGTGGTGCAACCGATCAAAGTGTCCGCAGCATTGATCCTGAAGAAGGGGCAATGATGTTGGGTTATGCCCGTTCTGTGGTAATTGTGCCAGGTTATGGTATGGCAGTTGCCCAAGCGCAACATAGCGTCCGGGAATTGTCAGATCAGTTAGAAAAAATGGGTGTTGATGTCAAGTATGCCATTCACCCCGTTGCTGGGAGAATGCCAGGGCACATGAATGTGTTGCTAGCAGAGGCAAATGTGCCTTATACGCAGTTGTACGATATGGATGATATTAATCCCCAGTTTGAGCAAGCAGATGTAGCTTTAGTAATTGGGGCAAATGATGTGGTAAATCCGGCGGCGCGGAGTGATACAAGTAGCCCGATTTATGGTATGCCGATTTTGGAAGTAGATCGGGCGAAGCAGACGATTGTAATTAAGCGCGGAATGAGTACGGGTTTTGCTGGTGTAGATAATGAGTTGTTCTACAAGGATAAAACGACGATGCTTTTTGGTAGCGCTAAGGATATGGTGGCGAAGTTGGTTTCGGAAGTGAAGCAACTTTAA
- a CDS encoding putative toxin-antitoxin system toxin component, PIN family, translating into MVCPRVVIDTNIIISALIFGGRISRLRLAWQDDLFTPLVSKATTTELIRVLAYPKFKLTPTEQEDLLSDYILFCEAVAMPDRLPVIPECRDPFDVPFLLLAVVSEADYLVTGDRDLLSLKDNFSCPIITAEDFLNVIDGQSP; encoded by the coding sequence ATGGTTTGTCCACGGGTGGTAATTGATACTAATATCATCATCTCGGCGCTGATATTTGGGGGCAGAATATCTAGGCTTCGTTTGGCATGGCAGGACGATCTCTTCACTCCACTGGTTTCTAAAGCGACAACAACTGAGTTAATCCGAGTGCTGGCTTATCCAAAGTTTAAGCTCACACCAACTGAGCAAGAAGATTTACTATCGGATTACATACTCTTTTGTGAAGCTGTAGCGATGCCCGACCGTTTGCCTGTAATTCCTGAATGTCGTGATCCGTTTGATGTGCCTTTTTTACTTTTGGCTGTGGTAAGTGAGGCTGATTATCTCGTGACGGGCGATCGCGATTTACTCAGTCTAAAAGATAATTTTTCTTGCCCGATTATCACGGCTGAAGATTTTCTAAATGTTATTGATGGTCAGTCACCCTAA
- the rpmH gene encoding 50S ribosomal protein L34: MKRTLGGTSRKRKRTSGFRARMRTPDGRNVISAXKKKGRHRLAV; the protein is encoded by the coding sequence ATGAAAAGAACACTGGGCGGTACTAGCCGTAAGAGAAAAAGAACCTCTGGTTTTCGCGCCAGGATGCGGACACCAGACGGCAGAAACGTGATTAGCGCCAGNAAGAAAAAAGGCCGTCACCGTCTGGCTGTTTAG
- a CDS encoding NAD(P) transhydrogenase subunit alpha, with protein sequence MTEALLAALFVFVLASFIGFEVINKIPPTLHTPLMSGSNAISGIAVLGAIVAAGARDTSVSVILGLIAVILATINVVGGFLVTDRMLQMFKKKEIKA encoded by the coding sequence ATGACAGAGGCATTACTTGCTGCTTTGTTTGTATTTGTATTGGCATCTTTTATCGGCTTTGAAGTCATCAATAAAATCCCACCGACTTTACACACGCCCTTAATGTCAGGCTCAAACGCAATTTCGGGGATTGCGGTACTGGGAGCAATCGTTGCTGCTGGTGCGAGAGATACGAGTGTGTCTGTAATTCTCGGTTTGATTGCTGTAATACTGGCGACAATCAATGTTGTGGGTGGTTTTTTAGTGACAGACAGAATGTTGCAAATGTTCAAGAAGAAGGAGATTAAGGCGTGA
- a CDS encoding AbrB/MazE/SpoVT family DNA-binding domain-containing protein: MLAKLTSKNQLTLPKSITREIGEAEYFEVKVEGGQIILTPVKIQRADAVRSKLADLGLSEQDVADAVAWARQS, translated from the coding sequence ATGCTCGCCAAGTTAACTTCTAAAAATCAACTAACGCTGCCTAAAAGTATTACTCGTGAAATCGGTGAGGCTGAGTATTTTGAGGTAAAGGTGGAGGGGGGGCAAATTATTCTGACTCCTGTAAAAATTCAGCGGGCTGATGCAGTTCGATCTAAGCTGGCGGATTTAGGACTGAGTGAGCAGGATGTGGCTGATGCAGTGGCTTGGGCGCGTCAATCGTAA
- a CDS encoding R3H domain-containing nucleic acid-binding protein: MSDIPMQRGQQWLKTLLELTGIPAEIQGHLETAQSQDGDSPEPDNYWLTIDQTNLTSEQIQVLIGADGSVLDAIQYLANSVLNLSQPPEEQASYTIELNGYRVKREAEIRALAEAAADEVRFSGREVEIKSLSSAERRQVHTFLKEFGDLETFSRGKEPHRHLVVCPASLEGVRS, encoded by the coding sequence ATGAGCGACATTCCGATGCAGCGAGGTCAGCAGTGGTTAAAAACCCTGCTGGAACTCACTGGAATACCTGCTGAGATTCAGGGTCATTTAGAAACTGCCCAATCTCAAGATGGCGATTCTCCAGAACCAGATAACTACTGGTTGACTATTGACCAAACCAATTTGACATCAGAACAAATCCAGGTGTTAATTGGTGCTGATGGTTCTGTGTTAGATGCGATTCAGTATCTAGCAAATTCGGTTCTAAACCTTAGCCAACCCCCGGAAGAACAAGCCTCTTACACCATTGAGTTAAATGGCTACCGGGTCAAAAGAGAAGCCGAAATTCGCGCATTAGCAGAAGCAGCAGCCGATGAAGTGCGCTTTTCTGGTAGAGAAGTGGAAATCAAATCTCTTAGTTCTGCTGAACGGCGTCAAGTTCATACCTTCTTAAAGGAATTTGGAGATTTAGAAACCTTCAGTCGCGGTAAAGAGCCACATCGTCATCTGGTTGTCTGTCCAGCTTCGTTGGAAGGAGTTAGGAGTTAG